DNA sequence from the Archaeoglobus neptunius genome:
GGCTGCACCGAAAATTGTCAGAACGTGGTGGAGAGTATTGTGGGCAAGTATCGCCACGCGGTCGTATTTTTTGAGGTCCAGGTCGAGAAGGGCGTTTGCGAGTCTGTTAGCTTCGTCATCAAGCTCCGGATATTTCAGTCTGATCTCCCCTTCCTTCGGGTGGTTGAAAACCAGCGCATCCTTTTTCGGATATCTTCTAGCACTTCTCTTCAGAAAGTCTGCAATCACCCATCTCCGCACCTTGTTGTACCTTCTCCTGATTTCCCGAACATTTTCGTCGGTGATCTCGCTAAACACATCTCTCGAAATATCATGTAACATAAAGATAATTGTTTTTAATGTCTTAAAAAGTTTTGTGACCTTCGTGGGTCAAACTGCTGCTGACAGGCTCGAAGTTTTAGGTGCAGGCTCGGCTTTACCAGAAGGACAGGGTTGACTCGGTTTGAATGTATACAAGTTCGACGAGCGGCTAATCCCCCAGTAAATTTTTAATTAGATTAAATATTTTAAAGACTGTTTTTAACATCTCCTCAACAAAGTTTGATTGCAGAGTACTTGACTGGTTCTGCGAGCTGAGGTTAACTTTCAAAACCTCAATGTTCTCCCCTATAACATACGCATACTCCCCGGATGCTGAAACCCCCACGAGTCTGCTTGTTGAGGTATACTCTGCAACTTTCACGGGATCAGCAGGTTTGGATAGGTCCAACACCTCAAGGTTTTTTAGCACAACCATGTACCCGTAGTTACCTGAGATGTACATGTCCTCAAACTTGTTAGAATACACTCCTGCCTTCTTTATCCTATCGGGCTCTGAAGCATCCAAAATGGTAATGTTACTTCCTGAGAGAACATAAACATAACCGTTCGTGCCCATTATCTTCTTACCGCCAGTGTTAGAACTCCAAATCTCTCTTATACTGGCCGGGTCTGATGCGTCCAGTACACTCAAACCCTTTTTCCATACCGCATACACATGACCTTTCTCAACATAAAGAGATCCACAGCAGAAGTCCGAAGCCGTGTATTTGCCTATCTCTCGTGGATTTGCCGGATCGGACAAATCATACACTGTAAGTTCTGCAGACTTAACTATCTCATATTCGGATCCTATGAGGCAGGATACACCCACATAGAGATATCCATCTGAGATATAGACTGTTGCAATATTTTTGAGTGGAAATTCGTTAATAACTCTTGGCTCAGCTGGATTTGAGACATCCACGATCCAGAGCTTGCTACCGGCAACGTACACATAGTTTTCGTAGGCGACAAGATTTCGGGCAAGTTCATTAAGATGTATCTCGCCGAGCTTCTCTGGATTTGTCGGGTTCGAGACATCCAGAACATAAAGTCCTCGAAACTCACTTCCAACATACGCACGATCTTTGAACACGGTTATGAGCCTTGCAACACTATTTCACTACAGCTCACGATCTCGGGCTTTGACGGATCTGATACATCAAAGATTATGAATCCATACGCGCAGTTTACATATGTGTAGTTTCCGTAAACCGTGAGAGAGCCAGCTTTATAACATTCATATCTCCAGACCTCTTTCATATTCGTAGCTTCCGTGGCATCCAGAATTCTAAAGCTGGATCCAGTTGTAAGGAACACATAGGTTCTACCATCGATCTCTGCCACATCAAATGATTTGATCATGCCAAGAAAGTCTCCCACACGCTCAATTGGTTTGGCAGAGGCAGTGCAGTTCAGTGTTGCAGCGATGGCGATAATCAGCATGAGAACTCTTTTCAAACTTTCCACCTCACACTGCAGTTACTCACTTTTTCACTTTTAACTATTTTTAAAATTTATCGATCATGTCCCATCCTAAACCGGATTCGAATCTTATCTCCATTACGCTCCTGCGTATCCATATTGTTTGATGGGAGGGCTACGGTAAATCTGTTTGTCTGAAAGTTTTTCAATACCGATTTTACCGAAACAGTCCTGGTGATTTTTAGGAAATTGCAGTTTTCACTGTCCAACAAAAAACTTAATAAACGGAAATATACGGTCAATTAAAAATTCGAAAGAGATAAATAACAGATAATCATTGAAAATATTGAAGAGGTGGTGAAATTGAAAGTTAAGGTAACGTACTGGGCCGACGAAATAGGCGGGAAGGTGGAAGAAATGGAAATGGAATTGAAGCCTTTTGGATACAGGATGGCACCCATCACCCAATGGGAGCTTCTCATAGCGGATGAGGATATCAAAGTTGAAAAAGGAGAACCCATCATTATAAAAATCAAACCTGTTTTCCTCCCTCCAAATACGATGGTTGGGCCGCTCAGCATAATGAGGCATGCGCTCGGAATAGTTAACGATGTTGTTGAGTGTGGGATACCTGAAAAAGTTGAAGATGAAAAATGCATAAGTAGAGTTCTCTTCATACCGGTTGAGAGCGGGGAAATAAAGAAAGGTGACCTCGTCGGTGTTTTGAAGGTATACTATATTAAAACCGGCCTGCTGAACCGTTTACTCAACATAAATCCACCCAAGGTTGAGATAAAAAGAGAGGTAACACTGCTTAACATAACATGGAGGGATAACGGGACAATTCACAGAGAAGAAGCTAAAGTGGAAGCTCTTGGTTACATACGCAGTCACATCGGCGTCTGGGAAGTTCTGGTTGCTGACGAGGACATCGCTGTTAGAAAGGGAGATATTGTCAGGGTTAAAATAAGGGAGGTCGAGTTGCCCCCCAGCACGGTTGTTGTACCGCTAAGTGTCATGAGAAACGCCTACGGTACTGTACTGGATGTAGTGGAGCTGGGAAGACCGAAGAAGGTTGAGGAGGTGAAAAGAATACAGCAGGCAATATTTCTGGCAGTTGAGGATGGCAGGATAGAGAAGGGAGACCTGATAGGTGTCATAAACGTTTATTATGTGGGGATGGAGAACGTTGAAAGCGTTATAAAGGATAAAAAACCGGAAAAGGTCAGGCTGGTTTACAGGAGTGGTGAGGGGATAATAAAGAGAGATGTCACAATTGAGCCCTTTGGATACAGGAGAAGTCCCGTTGCAAGGTGGGAAGTTCTCATTGCTGATGAGAGGAAGGAACTGAAGTATGGCGAACCTGCAACCGTGAGAGTTAAAAAGATTAAGGTGCCGCCCAACACCATAATCTACCCTCTTCACATCATGAGGCACGCCTACGGCACGGTGGTCGATGTTTTCTGCGACTGCCCGCCCTGGAGGGTGGAAGAGGGTGGCGAGATCAGAAAGGCGGTTTTCCTTCCGATCGCTGATGGGGAGATAAAAGAAGGTGACCTCCTCGGAGTGCTGAACTTTTACAGCACCGAAGTCGGGAAGCTGGGTACACTGGTGCAGTGGTACGACAGATGGCTCAAGATGTCTGATGAGGAGATGCTGCTGTATCTGGAGGGTGTGCAGTAATCTTCACTTTTTTAATAAGATTTGAGAACATTTACTAAAAAATCTCAAAATTTCTTTTAATTTTTTAAAATTTTAAAACATGCTATATATTTTCGAAAACTAAATATACTGGTATCAAAGGTGATTAAATTGTTCCTCAGAACCAGATTATGGCCAGTATGAAGCATCTTTGGAGGTATCCTCTATGAAGATCCAAATTACAAAGCTGGTAAAATACTGGAGATTTATTTTAGTGGCACTGTTGCTTACGGGCGGTATTGAAGTGGCACTTGCGAGCCCTCAGGGGAATGGGGGTGGAGCACTGCAGTTCTTTTTGGAAGTATACTTTGCCTGCGTTGCGATGGGTACAACCGCCATCATTGCCGGAACGGGAGGAGGTGTTTTGTTCACAACACTCTTTCTGGGATTTACCAACATCCATCCCGATGTGATCAGGGCAACTGGATTGCTTGCGGCCATGTCAGGAACGCGTATGGGGGCACGAAGATTCCTGAAAAAAGGTATAGCCAACGTAAGGTTGGTGCTCGTTGTTGGGGTAACCTATACGGTGTTTGCGATTATCGGGGCAATTGTTGGCCTGAAGATAACCCGGGAACTTGGAGAGTATGGAATAGCTCTCATCAAGCTGTTGCTCGGACTTATAGTGGTGGCTGTGGGCGTTGTTTATCTGATAACCAAAAAGACGGACTATCCCGAGCCTAAGAAGATCGACTCATTCACCCGGAAACTAGGAGTGGAGTATCCCTACTGGGAGGATTCCTTAGGATCGGTTGTGGACTACAGGGTTACACGGGCTCCTCTGGCAATTCTGGCTTTCTGTGCAGTGGGTTTTGTGTCCGGTATGTTCGGTCTGGGGGCTGGATGGGCGGTAACGCCAGTTCTGAATCTCGTGATGTTGGCCCCGCTCAAGGTTGCAACGACCACCAGTGCGGTCATCATCAGTCTTGGGGATACGGCTGCAATTTTTCCGTACCTGATGGCAAATGCTATTGTTCCGATATTTGCCGTTCCGGCAGTTGCCGGACTGATTACAGGAGCTGAGATAGGATCCAGAATCGCTGTCAGAGTGAGGCCATCTGTCGTCAGGTACATATTGATAGGGATCCTGTTCTTCACCGGTTCAAAGCTCGTGCTAACCGGTCTAACCCTCATGGGGGTGATATAATGCAAAGAAACGAGATTCCAAACCCCCCTGTAGAAGGACGTGTTTATGGGGAAATTGCAGCTCTTATAACCATAGTCGGAATTGTGATAGCCCTGATTGGGGTGGCAATCAATCTGACGAAAGGTGGAGAGCTGCTGGACACCTCAAAATTAATCCAGGGTCTGCTTGAAGGGAGATCACCGCATGAAATATGGAAGACCGATTCCGTGTTCAAAGCAGAGCCCCATGGATACTGGTTTTTTGGCTATCTGAGTACGGGAGAAGGACTGTCAATGGCGGGTCTGGCAATAGCCTGCTGGGGAGGAGTAATCGGCGCATGGAGCATCTTCTTGGCAATGTTTCGAAGTAAAGAGGTTCTTCTCTACAAAAAAGGACTGTATCCCGTTCTTGCTTTCGTTATCTCAGTAATTCTCACGCTGGCGGCTCTGGGGATCCTCTCAATTAGACATTAATGTGAGGGAGGGCAGTAATGAGTCCTGACCTTGGGTTGAGAAAGTCCATAAAGGAAGCATTAGAGGACCCCAACCTGCAGTATCTCAAAAAGTGGACGATTCTCGGAGTTACTGTGGGCGTAATCGCCGGTATTGGGGCCATTGTTTTCTACACTCTGCTTAATTTATGCAGCACGTTTTTTTTGGGCCGCCTCGCCGGGTACTATCCTCCAACTCCCGGATATGAAGGGGGCAGGTTGGACTGGATCGGTCCGCACAACCCGATGAGCCTGCTTATTGTGATGGTACTTGGAGGTTTACTGACGGGATTAATAGTCTATACCACCGCTCCCGAGGCAGAGGGGCATGGAACAGATGCTGCAATAAGGGCATTTCACAAAGAAGGCGGAAAAATAAGAGCAAGAATTCCTATCGTTAAAACCATAGCCTCCGCCATTACCATAGGCAGTGGAGGCAGTGCTGGAAGAGAGGGACCTACAGCTCAGATCTCTGCAGGGTTCGGTTCAATTGTCGCTGACCTGCTCAGGCTCAGTCACGAAGACAGGCGACTCGCTCTGGCGGTTGGAATCGGTGCCGGGATAGGAAGTATTTTTAAAGCTCCACTGGGAGGTGCGCTTCTGGCTGCAGAGATCCTCTATATCCGCGATATAGAGAAAGAGGCAATAATACCCGGTCTGATCGCATCTACTATAGGTTACGCAATATTCTGCGAGTACTTCGGGTATGAGCCCATATTCAGGTTCCCTGAAATCAGCATTCATCCGATACATCTTCCCTTCTTTGTCCTTCTTGGTCTGATCTGCGGGATTGTTGGGATCCTGTATGTTTACGTGTTTTACAAGACCCACGATATTTTCAAAAGCCTTCCGATTCCGGACCACCTGAAACCGGCTATAGGTGCCGCTCTGGCAGGAATAACAATTCTCCTTGTCATGAGATTTTTCGACCCGAGAGCCGGGCTAGGAGCTGTGGGGATGGGATATGGGTTTCTTCAAATGGCCATGTTAAACATGCTGCCCCTGGAGGTAATGCTGCTAATTGCAATAGTCAAAATTATTGCCACATCTTTAACAATAGGATCTGGGGGGAGTGGAGGCGTCTTTGCTCCGGGACTGGTGATTGGCGGAATGGTAGGTGGTACAGTCGGTATGGCCATGCACACCCTTTTTCCATCCATAATAACTCTGAATGTGGTGCCCGCCTTTGTCGCAGTTGGCATGATCTCCCTCTTTGGCGGGATTTCAAAGGCCCCTCTTGCAAATATGATCATGATATGTGAAATGACAGACAATTATGTAATGATATTTCCCGCAATGGCGGCTGTGTTTGTTTCTTACGCCATAACCGGAAATCGCACCATCTACATCGAACAGGTGGAAACGAGAATTGACAGCCCTGCACACTTCCCAATCGCTCTGAGAAGCGTGCTTGACCGTATAAAGATTAAGGATGTCCCGTTCTCGGAGAAGGTAGTTGCTCTTACCCCCGAAGACACCGTGCTGGATCTGCTGGAGCTTACCGAAAAAACGGGTTTTATGGGATATCCGGTCATAGAAAACGGGATATTCAAGGGCATCATCACGCTTGAGGATATTTCAGATATAATTTCGAGGGGGAGAGATGAGTACATGAAGATAAAGGTCAGAGACGTTATGAGGGAGGAGATTATCGGCGTTCACCCCTACGAAACCGTAAGGGACGCAATCTTAAAAATGGACACCTTCAATCTGGACAGAATACCTGTGCTGGTACGGGATAGAGTAATTGGAATTGTAACCAGAGGAAACATACTGGAGTGCATTACAGAATGGCTGGAGGAACATGAAATTAAACAAAAAATTTAATGACCACCGCCACCCAGCACCAGCGGTCTGAATATTGCAAACAGGAGTTCAATAGCTATGATTGCCAGTATCACCTTGTATATTTTTGGAGCAGAAGCTATGGATGCAATAACAGCCAGTAATGGTGCAAACGCCAGAATCGCAACTCCAATTAGACTCAGACAATCGAAATGAAATGGGTGATCCAGGAACCATCCATAACCATAGACTGTTATTCCCTTTGCATCCATCCAGAACTCCTCAGATGGCTTGTCCCAGTTGTGAACCATGTGCTGGGGGTCAACATAAACATTCTCTCCCGTTACCGATAGCAGCCCCGGTA
Encoded proteins:
- a CDS encoding chloride channel protein, producing the protein MSPDLGLRKSIKEALEDPNLQYLKKWTILGVTVGVIAGIGAIVFYTLLNLCSTFFLGRLAGYYPPTPGYEGGRLDWIGPHNPMSLLIVMVLGGLLTGLIVYTTAPEAEGHGTDAAIRAFHKEGGKIRARIPIVKTIASAITIGSGGSAGREGPTAQISAGFGSIVADLLRLSHEDRRLALAVGIGAGIGSIFKAPLGGALLAAEILYIRDIEKEAIIPGLIASTIGYAIFCEYFGYEPIFRFPEISIHPIHLPFFVLLGLICGIVGILYVYVFYKTHDIFKSLPIPDHLKPAIGAALAGITILLVMRFFDPRAGLGAVGMGYGFLQMAMLNMLPLEVMLLIAIVKIIATSLTIGSGGSGGVFAPGLVIGGMVGGTVGMAMHTLFPSIITLNVVPAFVAVGMISLFGGISKAPLANMIMICEMTDNYVMIFPAMAAVFVSYAITGNRTIYIEQVETRIDSPAHFPIALRSVLDRIKIKDVPFSEKVVALTPEDTVLDLLELTEKTGFMGYPVIENGIFKGIITLEDISDIISRGRDEYMKIKVRDVMREEIIGVHPYETVRDAILKMDTFNLDRIPVLVRDRVIGIVTRGNILECITEWLEEHEIKQKI
- a CDS encoding LVIVD repeat-containing protein encodes the protein MFKDRAYVGSEFRGLYVLDVSNPTNPEKLGEIHLNELARNLVAYENYVYVAGSKLWIVDVSNPAEPRVINEFPLKNIATVYISDGYLYVGVSCLIGSEYEIVKSAELTVYDLSDPANPREIGKYTASDFCCGSLYVEKGHVYAVWKKGLSVLDASDPASIREIWSSNTGGKKIMGTNGYVYVLSGSNITILDASEPDRIKKAGVYSNKFEDMYISGNYGYMVVLKNLEVLDLSKPADPVKVAEYTSTSRLVGVSASGEYAYVIGENIEVLKVNLSSQNQSSTLQSNFVEEMLKTVFKIFNLIKNLLGD
- a CDS encoding sulfite exporter TauE/SafE family protein encodes the protein MKIQITKLVKYWRFILVALLLTGGIEVALASPQGNGGGALQFFLEVYFACVAMGTTAIIAGTGGGVLFTTLFLGFTNIHPDVIRATGLLAAMSGTRMGARRFLKKGIANVRLVLVVGVTYTVFAIIGAIVGLKITRELGEYGIALIKLLLGLIVVAVGVVYLITKKTDYPEPKKIDSFTRKLGVEYPYWEDSLGSVVDYRVTRAPLAILAFCAVGFVSGMFGLGAGWAVTPVLNLVMLAPLKVATTTSAVIISLGDTAAIFPYLMANAIVPIFAVPAVAGLITGAEIGSRIAVRVRPSVVRYILIGILFFTGSKLVLTGLTLMGVI
- a CDS encoding DUF1634 domain-containing protein, with product MQRNEIPNPPVEGRVYGEIAALITIVGIVIALIGVAINLTKGGELLDTSKLIQGLLEGRSPHEIWKTDSVFKAEPHGYWFFGYLSTGEGLSMAGLAIACWGGVIGAWSIFLAMFRSKEVLLYKKGLYPVLAFVISVILTLAALGILSIRH
- a CDS encoding DUF22 domain-containing protein, producing MKLKVKVTYWADEIGGKVEEMEMELKPFGYRMAPITQWELLIADEDIKVEKGEPIIIKIKPVFLPPNTMVGPLSIMRHALGIVNDVVECGIPEKVEDEKCISRVLFIPVESGEIKKGDLVGVLKVYYIKTGLLNRLLNINPPKVEIKREVTLLNITWRDNGTIHREEAKVEALGYIRSHIGVWEVLVADEDIAVRKGDIVRVKIREVELPPSTVVVPLSVMRNAYGTVLDVVELGRPKKVEEVKRIQQAIFLAVEDGRIEKGDLIGVINVYYVGMENVESVIKDKKPEKVRLVYRSGEGIIKRDVTIEPFGYRRSPVARWEVLIADERKELKYGEPATVRVKKIKVPPNTIIYPLHIMRHAYGTVVDVFCDCPPWRVEEGGEIRKAVFLPIADGEIKEGDLLGVLNFYSTEVGKLGTLVQWYDRWLKMSDEEMLLYLEGVQ
- a CDS encoding LVIVD repeat-containing protein, with the translated sequence MKRVLMLIIAIAATLNCTASAKPIERVGDFLGMIKSFDVAEIDGRTYVFLTTGSSFRILDATEATNMKEVWRYECYKAGSLTVYGNYTYVNCAYGFIIFDVSDPSKPEIVSCSEIVLQGS